Within Palaemon carinicauda isolate YSFRI2023 chromosome 14, ASM3689809v2, whole genome shotgun sequence, the genomic segment tatatatatatggatgaaaatcaacacaatatcgtgctgaaatggaaataaatttctatcttatactgagatcgaaccctagccttttCAAATGGacggccaggtcgcttccaatcatgccaccagatgcTCAAAAGAAGTAGGAACCTGACTGCTAACTGCAATTCGGATTTACctcgcgagacatcagtctcttacctccgagttttctccgacttcccgccccaccaggtgacacaattgataactgttaattcgaattacccctaatgagtcaatatggatgaaaatcaacataaaatcgtgctcaaatagaaatacatttctatctcatactgggatcgaactctagcccctacagttgaaagtatgtatataaatatatactgtatatatatatatatatatatatatatgtatatatacatatatatatatatatatatatatatatatatatatatatatatatatatatatatatatatatatgagtgggggtgcattaacttggtgaaagggtttgattattgtcataatcagcaaagctatactagtcagggccacccttactaggttggttttgctgtgagcaatcagactagtctcccaccatcacatttCCGTCATTCATTCATTTATCACACTACCAGGTATAAATAAAATTCTATCCTTAGTTTCTCTCCTGCTACATGACAGTCGTTTTCCTTATGCATGAATTAGATTCAAGTtaggttcttaattttttttctagcacATCACTTGCGTCTATTTAGTGAATTGAATGAATAACTCATTTTATATGCATTTTCTCTTGATAATCAGACGATTGCCTAAAATGGTTATGGAGatcatttatcttttattaatgAACTAATCGCACCACTCGTAAGAACAGTTTTGTGCTCGTCAACTCGTTGACCTTTGTTTGAAAGTTGCAAATTATGACATATAAGTAAAATTGTCACCGTAAACTGTTGTTTATTTCAACGCTGTAATAACATTGTTTAGAATGAAATGCATTCCTGATAAGAAGAACTTATTGAGAGTTTTACGGTATTTTTATTTGTACCAGAGTTGCTACATAATATTACTCTCAGATATGCTTAGAAATCAATAATATTTAGCAAATGAGAATATATACAATATTGTAATGCCGATTTGCAAAAGATAATGATCTTCAAACATTTCTATGTTTATATTCCCATTTTCCTTTCACTCATTCCCAGTTCATTCTTTAAATGCCAATCTCTCAACCCTCCAGATATTACATCAACCATGAAGGTCTTCATCTGTGTGTTAGCCCTGGCTGCTACAGCCGCTGCTCAGTCGGCTTATCTATTCTCCGACGGATACTTGGATGTCCTGGGAAGCGAACCCAGCCAGACCTTCAGCTGCGCAGGACGCTCCTACGGCTACTACGCCGACATCGCCAACGACTGCCGCGTCTTccatgtctgtctgcctgtctccgACGACGCAGGAGAAGTCGTCGACGTGGCCCAGTTCTCCTTCTTCTGCGGAAACCAGACGGTCTTTAGCCAGGAGTCCCTCACCTGCTCCTTCAGAGAGGACGCCATACCTTGCTCTGAGTCCGAAACCCTGTTCGAAATCTCCAACGCCGACTTTGGCAGGATTGTCGAATACGATGGTGCAGGAGTCCCAGCGCCTGTTCCCCGTGCCGCCGCTCCTCGCCCTGCTCCCGCCCCCGCCGCCGCGCCTGTCGCTGCTCCTGCCCCTGAGGTTATCGACATCGTTCTAGATGAAGCTGAAGAAGTAGCCGAGGATTCGAGCGACAATCTTGCCGAAGTCGAAGCCACAGATGAGTAACAAACAAATAACGAATATAGCAAAAGATACCGATGCAAATTACTCTTACCGAATTGTTGGTGAATACTGTACAGATAATTAATCTTAAGGTCCGATTGTAAATAAAGACATGcaactttgatttctttttctatgtTATTAGCCTGATTACCGAAACAGTTTTTACGTAGATGTACATTGTGTGTTTTTATAAATTTCACTTTATAAATTCACAGTTTTTAAATATGCTCATGCAGAGCCACATATAAACAGTAAAGTGAAATTCCTTCCGGGAGGCATAATATACTATATGCCTACaccattttgataaaactttggaGTGTCTTCAAGCTTttcaatatattgattttttttgaaAAACGTCACCACACTCTGCGCTACAAAAACTGACTATTGCATTCACCAAAAACGGAGATTTTGCGAAGGATATGTATTCAAGCCTGTCGtctatttcttagtttatttatttgtttgtgagcaacttttttGTTGCTGAGATAAAAGCATCAGGAAGGTATCGTTAGATTTAATGCGATGGTTACTCTATGGTGAACTTATTGTGATCGGTATTTTCATCTTTCAATTTTTATGATCATTATGGTTTGTTGTGGTCTTGGAAGCAACCTGTTAGGGGGAGgagatcgagaaggaggcagagaattagatgtcaaaatgaggtgaaagatgatatggagagaagaaatttgataaaagacatggagaggtcgcatcaggcaaccgaccccttaatgaaggaataatggtggggaagaagataaGACCAGACAATttgttaaaaggaaaatatcattgtTTAAGAACAGCGAagatcagctgagagagagagagagagagagagagagagagagagagagagagagacttcatttaataaataataacatttGTTGTACTTTTCCAAATCTTAATAACTGTGCTTTCACAAAAGCATTTAAAGTAATGTGAGTCTTAGCCTGATAATGCAACCATAATTGTAATCTATCTGGAAATATTCTCTCTTATATAATCTGATAAAAAATTCCTGATGAGAGATTTGATTTCCTCTGGAATGAACAGAATAAATGCAAATCACGATACAAAATCAGTCTGAATCGCAGCTTCactgtttgtattcattatttCATGATCGGGTTACCTGCTGTTTTGCAAGTGTCAACCATTATATTTCCCCCCCCAAAAAGCCATCCCTATACAATTGAAATTgtgggatttttttacctataaaatgtatgaaaagtaGTGTACCCGACCCGCcagaaatgacgtctaaatatttagacgcagGTACATGTACaaacacagattcaagccttctcACGTCCTCCTCTTTTCTTAACTTCAACCCTGTGGTCCGGCAATTTGTGGGTGAGCGCGGTTTCCATGTGtccctctcagggtaccccctctcaccagggtatgactactcccttttcctCGCTATGTGACAGGaaattattatataggagagattcacCTCTTTCACAGTAGGTATACTTAAGAGCTAATTAATCGAATAGGTCTTTATCCCTTCCACTTCTTCAGCCTCTAGGAACAGCAGGTAAAGAAGCTATCGGGGTTGCCAGGTCGGACGAGAACTTTCGGAATCGCTAATGTGTGATCCTTAAAGGACCATGGCTTCATTGCTGTTACCGGAGTACCGGTTTATCCCCAGGAAGTCTATTAGAAAGCTTATGGTGGTGTCACACCTCGACGAGGCTAAACATCCCCTTTGTCTGAATTGGGGTTGAGCCGAAGGACGGTGATGGGTCAATATATCCCACCTTATGGTCAGCTAGGATTGGCCGGATGAGTTCATTAATGAACCAAGGGTTTCCCGAACGATCTTCAATCGTGGGTTATTCCCAATACCTACAGAATGGGTCGTGGTTTTGTCAAAAAGAGACGTGAAGTTGCGAATatttaaaagggttaaaagaaataattatatttgcaatataaaaatgaacttCATCACAGCTATGTGGTGATATTCGTTCATTTCTTACAATTACGTAATACTTTGCTGCATAAGATGATCTTATTCCGATATATTTTACGTATTTCCCAACATATGATAGAGCTTTATTTGTGTGACTCCTGCACTTTTTTAAGTAACGGCTGTTCCTTGAAAGGATTTGGCTTATCTTTATGTTTCTGAGTATTTAACAATGTTTTTCTCCTTGCGACTTGTATTGACTTATACAAACATTTTCAACGCAAGTCTCTCCATCAATCCGTCAGCCTACTGACCCACTAAGAGATATCTGACTTTTACCTCACACCCTTCAAGTCTTCATCTTTTTCTCATTCATCTTTCGAGTTATCTTTTCCCTTCGGCAACTTTATCTCTCAGAAATTCCTCTCTAGAAGCTTTCCGTTAGGTTCGGTCAAGGATATTCATAAGTTTCGCATCCTAGCAACACCAATTTTGGGGTCAGTCGCGATGCGGCGATGTTCCTTGTAACCATTAAATTCTTGTCTGTGCTCTTAATCACAATTTCTAATTAAACTCATCTTCTAACACATGCGATTAAAGACATATGCACTTACACTTGGCTATGCCCTTACTGCgtggtgagttcctgtgtttagcccaccATCTTTTCAACACTACCTGGTTTGTTACTTTTCGCGaaataagggtgtgacagggtgcacttctgcGGAGTAATGTGTATCAGTAAGTCCTGTGTTCAACCGTACATGGTTAATCTGGATAGGAAGTAACCTTTTTTTGTTGTTGACTCTTCTGTTGAGTTGTTTTTTCCCTGTGCCTTCAACTTGCTTATATACACAAAAGTATATAAAAAGAGTAAATCCTACCTAATGGGgaaaaaggtgtgtatatatatgcatatatatatatatatatatatatatatatatatatatatatatatatatatatatatatatacatacacatacacgtgtatacgtgtatatatatatatatatatatatatatatatatatatatatatatatatatatatatatatatatatatatatagtgtgtgtatgtgtgtagtaacACGTTCACTACGCAGGTGGTAATTCTAGTAGTGCAGATAGCTATTAAAATCTGTCATTTGTGGAAACACCAAAATTGTTACACATGCTCCCTAGAGATTGATCACTTGATTAAATCTGTTAGCCACCTAAAACGGAAcatagtttaatagtttatatatgacatatctgttttgacgttgttactgtttttagaagatttattgtaaatttgttctcatcatttatttatttccttatctcctcccctcactgagctatttttccttattggagcccttgagcttatagcatcttgcttttccaactagggttgtatgcttggctagtaataataataataataataataataataatgataataataataataataataataataataataataataatgcattttgcAATGAAATCGCAAAGACTTATTCTATTTGAATGGTATTGGTATCAAATGATACATTTTTTCACTATTTGGAATCATTACCTCTCACTATCTTCCTTGTTCTTTAATATCAGTCTCATAATCAC encodes:
- the LOC137653117 gene encoding uncharacterized protein; the encoded protein is MKVFICVLALAATAAAQSAYLFSDGYLDVLGSEPSQTFSCAGRSYGYYADIANDCRVFHVCLPVSDDAGEVVDVAQFSFFCGNQTVFSQESLTCSFREDAIPCSESETLFEISNADFGRIVEYDGAGVPAPVPRAAAPRPAPAPAAAPVAAPAPEVIDIVLDEAEEVAEDSSDNLAEVEATDE